One window from the genome of bacterium encodes:
- a CDS encoding TIGR04190 family B12-binding domain/radical SAM domain protein, producing the protein MKEVDLLLLHAPSVYDFRKYSLLFGPISDVIPSTPIFEMYPIGMTRIAAFLDSNGYRVRIKNVALKMLLNPKYDPEEFIKNINVKFLFGIDLHWLPHAHGSLELAKIVKKYHPDKPIVFGGLSSSYFHRELVKYPQVDFVIRGDSAEIPVLKLMDTLKTGGDLSQIPNLTWKKDGNIVVNKMTHIPSTLQDVSANYKYIIKSVIKYRDLSGHMPFHYWVSYPITAIMTAHGCKYNCLTCGGSADAFEKVCSRNEPVFFSPESVIKTIKNADRIIKGPIFIIGDPYQPGEEYAWEMVRLLKNARIKNQLLLEFFKPPPKEYIKAAKEAVPTVSVEISPDSHDEKIRQMYGRPYTNAELERMIDDCIEFNYHKIDIFFTIGLPMQTMKSVAETIDYCEYLMDKYKMHVDKVFLYISPLVPFIDPGSPAFEEPEKYGYRLFRKTLEEHRTALLNPSWKDMMSFETIWMTRDEIVQSTYNAAERLNLLKLKYRQISEKRAKEIDISIKKSVEIIAKIDQIKQLKDPGQVQAELLKIKPLIDRLNRDILCDKRELDRPLIFKGMKVPRSIQNFLGDIHVFFSRIIHLFRILNFRLK; encoded by the coding sequence ATGAAAGAAGTCGATTTATTGCTTTTGCACGCGCCAAGCGTATATGATTTCAGAAAATACTCGCTTTTATTCGGGCCTATAAGCGACGTTATCCCTTCCACCCCGATATTCGAGATGTACCCGATCGGGATGACGCGCATAGCGGCATTTCTGGATTCCAACGGCTACAGGGTCAGGATTAAAAATGTCGCCCTGAAAATGCTTCTAAATCCTAAATATGATCCGGAAGAATTTATAAAAAATATAAATGTGAAATTTCTTTTTGGCATTGACCTTCACTGGCTTCCACACGCCCACGGGAGCCTGGAATTAGCCAAAATAGTAAAAAAATACCATCCTGATAAACCTATTGTCTTTGGAGGGTTATCTTCGTCATATTTTCACAGGGAATTAGTTAAATACCCGCAGGTTGATTTCGTCATAAGAGGTGATTCTGCCGAGATACCTGTCTTAAAATTAATGGACACTTTAAAAACAGGCGGGGACCTGTCACAGATACCCAACCTCACATGGAAAAAAGACGGTAACATAGTTGTAAATAAAATGACTCATATACCTTCAACACTCCAGGATGTATCCGCAAACTATAAATATATAATAAAATCTGTAATAAAATACCGGGACCTTTCCGGCCATATGCCTTTTCATTACTGGGTATCGTATCCGATTACCGCGATTATGACCGCGCACGGGTGCAAATATAATTGCCTTACCTGCGGCGGTTCCGCAGACGCGTTTGAAAAAGTCTGCAGCCGGAATGAACCCGTATTTTTTTCGCCGGAATCCGTCATAAAAACAATAAAAAATGCAGATCGTATCATAAAAGGCCCGATTTTTATAATCGGCGACCCATACCAGCCCGGCGAAGAATATGCGTGGGAAATGGTCCGCCTTTTAAAAAACGCCAGGATTAAAAACCAGCTTCTTCTTGAATTTTTTAAACCACCCCCAAAAGAATATATTAAAGCGGCAAAGGAAGCGGTCCCGACCGTGAGTGTAGAGATTTCTCCTGATTCTCATGATGAAAAAATAAGACAGATGTACGGCCGTCCTTACACCAACGCGGAACTGGAACGGATGATTGATGACTGCATTGAATTTAATTATCATAAAATTGATATTTTTTTCACTATCGGACTTCCTATGCAGACCATGAAATCCGTTGCTGAAACAATAGATTATTGCGAATATCTGATGGACAAATATAAAATGCACGTTGATAAAGTTTTTCTTTATATTTCTCCGCTTGTGCCTTTCATTGACCCGGGCAGTCCCGCTTTTGAAGAACCGGAAAAATACGGTTACCGCCTTTTCAGAAAAACCCTTGAGGAACACCGTACAGCTTTACTGAATCCAAGCTGGAAAGACATGATGAGCTTCGAAACAATATGGATGACCCGCGATGAGATTGTTCAAAGCACCTATAACGCGGCGGAAAGGCTTAACCTGTTAAAACTTAAATACAGGCAAATCTCAGAAAAAAGGGCAAAGGAAATTGATATTTCCATTAAAAAATCTGTTGAAATCATCGCGAAAATAGACCAGATAAAGCAATTAAAGGACCCCGGCCAGGTGCAGGCGGAACTTTTAAAAATAAAACCTCTTATCGACAGGCTTAACCGCGATATTTTATGCGACAAAAGGGAGCTTGACAGGCCGCTAATTTTTAAAGGAATGAAGGTCCCCCGCTCAATACAAAATTTTCTTGGTGATATTCATGTCTTTTTCAGCAGGATAATCCATCTTTTCAGGATCCTGAATTTCCGTTTAAAATAA
- the yacG gene encoding DNA gyrase inhibitor YacG: MAKKINRLNCPICKVSIKREGNNFFPFCGARCKNADLYHWLTDKYKVSRPLEENDDLILNGNSGS, from the coding sequence ATGGCTAAAAAAATAAACCGTTTAAATTGCCCAATCTGTAAAGTATCAATAAAAAGAGAAGGAAATAACTTTTTCCCGTTTTGCGGCGCAAGATGCAAAAACGCCGACCTTTATCATTGGTTAACAGATAAATACAAGGTCAGCCGACCGTTGGAAGAAAATGATGATCTTATTTTAAACGGAAATTCAGGATCCTGA
- a CDS encoding NYN domain-containing protein, with translation MSKHFIIDGYNAMHKLCLCEDNNLQAGRERLIALIDKYKLTGSKNNTRTIVFDGKRDVFSPCENGQRGVVFTQDETADNKIKRMVERSKNPREMVVVTDDNEIRYYTRGLGAEVRNIVEFFAKAKRKSRASCSEKPSEYDESYLEITDELKKIWLKK, from the coding sequence ATGTCAAAACATTTTATCATAGACGGTTATAACGCGATGCATAAACTTTGTCTCTGCGAGGACAATAATCTACAGGCAGGGAGAGAGAGGCTTATTGCTTTAATAGATAAATATAAATTGACAGGAAGCAAAAATAATACGCGGACCATTGTGTTTGACGGGAAACGGGATGTTTTTTCACCGTGTGAAAACGGGCAAAGGGGCGTGGTTTTTACCCAGGATGAGACGGCTGACAACAAGATAAAAAGGATGGTTGAAAGATCGAAAAATCCGCGTGAAATGGTGGTCGTTACCGATGATAATGAAATAAGATATTACACCCGCGGTCTCGGTGCGGAAGTGCGAAACATTGTTGAGTTTTTTGCAAAAGCAAAAAGAAAATCAAGGGCGTCCTGCAGTGAAAAACCCAGTGAATATGACGAGAGCTATCTTGAAATAACCGATGAACTTAAAAAAATATGGCTAAAAAAATAA
- a CDS encoding YggS family pyridoxal phosphate-dependent enzyme, which yields MKSNIENIRMRIARAAERSGRNPGEIKLIAVTKYVPEEKIKEAIEAGITGIGENRVREAERKYLNLKVPVEWHMIGHLQTNKVKKAAGIFGWIQSIDSSHLAEELNSSLLSTGKKIKVLVEVNVSGEESKYGVKPGDAENLVKEILNLPQLEMKGLMTMAPLSENPEDTRPYFRKLRMLLSGLQDSTGRKIEYLSMGMTGDFEAAVEEGANIVRIGRGIFGTSA from the coding sequence GTGAAAAGTAATATTGAAAATATAAGAATGAGAATAGCACGGGCAGCGGAGCGTTCGGGCAGGAATCCCGGGGAAATAAAATTAATCGCTGTGACTAAATATGTCCCGGAAGAAAAGATCAAAGAAGCAATTGAGGCGGGAATTACCGGTATAGGAGAAAACAGGGTGCGGGAAGCGGAAAGAAAATATTTAAACCTGAAAGTTCCGGTTGAATGGCATATGATCGGACATTTGCAGACCAATAAGGTTAAAAAAGCCGCGGGTATTTTTGGATGGATCCAGTCGATAGACAGTTCGCATTTGGCTGAAGAATTGAATTCTTCACTTTTATCCACGGGGAAAAAGATAAAGGTCCTTGTGGAGGTCAATGTGTCCGGCGAAGAATCAAAATACGGCGTAAAACCCGGCGACGCGGAAAACCTGGTTAAAGAGATATTAAATTTACCGCAATTGGAGATGAAAGGTCTGATGACAATGGCTCCATTATCTGAAAACCCTGAAGATACGCGCCCTTATTTCAGGAAATTGCGCATGCTTTTATCAGGTTTACAAGACAGCACCGGCAGAAAGATAGAATATCTTTCAATGGGTATGACCGGTGATTTTGAGGCAGCAGTTGAAGAAGGGGCGAATATTGTAAGAATCGGCAGAGGGATATTTGGAACATCCGCCTGA